The Streptosporangiales bacterium genomic sequence TCGTCTTCATCGAAGGTCTTCTCGCACACCGGACCCCGGCGGTCGAACGCCGCCGGATGCTCCGCTTCCTCGTGGCCGAGCTCGTTCCGTAGGGTCGCGTCGGCTCAGCGGTAGTTGACGAACTGGACCGCGAAGTCGAGGTCCTTCTCCTTGATCAGGGCCTGGATCTGTTGCAGGTCGTCCTTCTTCTTCGACGACACCCGCAGCTCCTCGCCCTGGATCTGCGCCTTGACGCCCTTGGGGCCCTCGTCGCGGATGAGCTTGCTGAGCTTCTTGGCGTTGTCCGACGAGATGCCCTCGGTGACGTCGCAGCCCAGGCGGTACTCCTTGCCGGACAGCTGCGGGTCGCCCGCCTCGAGCGACTTCAGGGAGACGCCGCGCTTGACGAGCTTGGACTGCAGGACGTCGAGCACCGCCTTGGCGCGCTCCTCGCTGCTGGCGCGGATCTCGATCCGCTTCTCACCCGACCAGGCCACCGAGGCGTTGGTGCCCTTGAAGTCGTAGCGCTGCGCGATCTCCTTCGACGCCTGGTTGAGGGCGTTGTCGACCTCTTGGCGGTCGATCTTGTTGACGATGTCGAACGACGAGTCGGCCACGTGTTCCCCTCCTTGTGTCCCGGGCGCCGCCAGCGTACTCACGGGCGCGGTGGTCACGTACCGCAGCGCGGCGTTGACAGTACCCACCAGGAGGTCCAGGGTATCTGCAGGTTTC encodes the following:
- a CDS encoding YajQ family cyclic di-GMP-binding protein, whose protein sequence is MADSSFDIVNKIDRQEVDNALNQASKEIAQRYDFKGTNASVAWSGEKRIEIRASSEERAKAVLDVLQSKLVKRGVSLKSLEAGDPQLSGKEYRLGCDVTEGISSDNAKKLSKLIRDEGPKGVKAQIQGEELRVSSKKKDDLQQIQALIKEKDLDFAVQFVNYR